The following coding sequences are from one Bradyrhizobium sp. 200 window:
- a CDS encoding xanthine dehydrogenase family protein molybdopterin-binding subunit has protein sequence MQDHTSASSLDNAIALQKYGVGQPVRRKEDDTLVRGKGKYTDDFTLPGQAYCWMVRSSHAHGIIKAIDTAAAKAMPGVLGVWTGKDLEAAGYSPFTCGMPLKSRDGSPLLQTNRPALPTDKVRFVGDPFAFVVAETLAQARDAAEAVELDIEPLPAVTDAEEATRPGAPQLYDHIPNNVALDYHYGDNTKIDAAFAAAAHVTKLDIVNTRVAVVSMEPRVALAAYDKAAERFTLQVPTQGVSGNKVTLAKILNVPNDKVRILTANVGGSFGMKNVSYPEYTCILHAAKALGRPVKWTDERSTSFLSDSQGRAQLIHAELALDAEGKFLAVRLQGYGNLGAYITGVAPGPLSLNTGKNLASVYRTPLLGVDIKTVLTNTTLMGAYRGAGRPEANYYMERLIDRAADEMGINRLTLRKRNFIKPAQLPFAAASGVTYDSGDFAGVFNKALEISDHANFAKRKKESKRSGRLRGIAVGSYLEVTAPPSGELGKITFEPDGSVKLTTGTLDYGQGHATPFAQVLSAQLGVPFDKITMEQNDSDLVRFGNGTGGSRSITATGQAIVEASALVVAKGKQAAAHLMEASEGDIEFASGRFTIAGTDRSIGIMELAQRVREGRMPEGAPLSLDVDHATKDTPSTFPNGCHVAEVEIDSETGVVRIVRYFAVNDFGTVVNPMIVAGQLHGGVAQGIGQALMEQVSYDSSGQPITGSFMDYALPRAEDIPPMEIGDHPSPAKSNPLGTKGCGEAGCAGSLVCVVNAVVDALSEYGITHIDMPLTPERVWRAIQDAKAKAAA, from the coding sequence ATGCAAGACCACACGTCGGCCTCCTCCCTCGACAACGCTATCGCACTGCAAAAATACGGGGTGGGGCAGCCGGTGCGCCGGAAGGAAGACGACACCTTGGTGCGCGGCAAGGGCAAATACACCGACGATTTCACCCTGCCCGGCCAGGCCTATTGCTGGATGGTCCGCTCCAGCCATGCCCACGGGATCATCAAGGCGATCGACACGGCCGCCGCCAAGGCGATGCCGGGCGTGCTCGGCGTCTGGACCGGCAAGGACCTCGAGGCGGCCGGTTACAGCCCCTTCACCTGCGGCATGCCCTTGAAGAGCCGGGACGGCTCGCCGCTCTTGCAGACCAACCGTCCGGCGCTGCCGACCGACAAGGTGCGCTTTGTCGGCGACCCCTTTGCCTTTGTGGTCGCGGAAACGCTGGCGCAGGCGCGCGATGCGGCGGAGGCCGTCGAACTCGACATCGAGCCGCTTCCCGCCGTGACCGATGCCGAGGAAGCCACCAGGCCCGGCGCCCCGCAGCTTTACGATCATATCCCGAACAATGTCGCGCTCGATTATCACTATGGCGATAACACCAAGATCGACGCGGCGTTTGCTGCGGCTGCGCATGTGACAAAACTCGACATCGTCAACACCCGCGTCGCCGTGGTGTCGATGGAGCCGCGCGTGGCGCTTGCGGCCTACGACAAGGCGGCCGAACGCTTCACGCTGCAGGTGCCGACGCAGGGCGTCTCCGGCAACAAGGTGACGCTGGCGAAAATCCTCAACGTGCCGAACGACAAGGTTCGCATCCTGACCGCCAATGTCGGCGGCTCCTTCGGCATGAAGAACGTCAGCTATCCCGAATATACCTGCATCCTGCACGCGGCGAAGGCGCTCGGCCGACCCGTGAAGTGGACCGACGAGCGCTCGACGAGCTTCCTCTCCGACAGCCAGGGCCGCGCGCAGCTCATTCACGCCGAACTGGCGCTCGATGCCGAGGGCAAGTTCCTCGCGGTGCGCCTGCAGGGCTACGGCAATCTCGGCGCCTACATCACCGGCGTTGCGCCCGGCCCGTTGTCGCTCAACACCGGCAAGAATCTCGCGAGCGTCTACCGCACACCGCTGCTCGGCGTCGACATCAAGACGGTTTTGACCAACACCACGCTGATGGGTGCCTATCGCGGCGCCGGCCGGCCCGAAGCCAACTATTACATGGAGCGGCTGATCGACCGCGCCGCCGACGAGATGGGCATCAACCGCCTCACCTTGCGCAAGCGCAACTTCATCAAGCCGGCGCAACTGCCGTTCGCGGCGGCCTCCGGCGTCACCTATGACAGCGGCGATTTCGCAGGGGTCTTCAACAAGGCGCTGGAGATTTCCGATCACGCCAATTTTGCCAAGCGGAAGAAGGAAAGCAAAAGGAGCGGCAGGCTGCGCGGCATCGCGGTCGGCTCGTATCTGGAAGTGACCGCGCCGCCGAGCGGCGAACTCGGCAAGATCACCTTCGAGCCGGATGGTTCGGTGAAGCTGACCACCGGCACGCTCGATTACGGCCAGGGCCACGCCACACCGTTCGCGCAGGTGCTGTCGGCGCAGCTTGGCGTTCCCTTCGACAAAATCACGATGGAGCAGAACGACAGCGATCTCGTCCGCTTCGGCAATGGCACCGGCGGCTCGCGCTCGATCACGGCGACCGGCCAGGCGATCGTGGAGGCCTCTGCGCTCGTCGTCGCAAAAGGCAAGCAGGCCGCCGCGCATCTGATGGAGGCGTCCGAAGGCGATATCGAATTCGCTAGTGGCCGCTTCACCATCGCCGGCACCGACCGCTCGATCGGCATCATGGAGCTGGCGCAGCGTGTTCGCGAGGGCAGGATGCCCGAGGGCGCGCCGCTATCGCTCGACGTCGACCATGCCACCAAGGACACGCCGTCCACCTTCCCCAATGGCTGCCATGTCGCGGAAGTGGAAATCGATTCCGAGACCGGCGTCGTGAGGATCGTGCGCTATTTCGCCGTCAATGATTTCGGCACCGTGGTCAATCCGATGATCGTCGCCGGCCAGTTGCATGGCGGCGTGGCGCAAGGTATCGGCCAGGCGCTGATGGAGCAGGTCAGCTACGATTCCAGCGGCCAGCCGATCACCGGCTCGTTCATGGACTATGCCCTGCCGCGCGCGGAGGACATCCCGCCGATGGAAATCGGCGACCATCCCTCGCCCGCAAAATCCAATCCGCTGGGCACAAAAGGCTGCGGCGAGGCCGGCTGCGCCGGCAGCCTCGTCTGCGTCGTCAATGCAGTGGTCGACGCGCTGTCGGAATACGGCATCACCCATATCGACATGCCGCTGACGCCGGAACGGGTGTGGCGTGCGATCCAGGATGCGAAGGCGAAGGCGGCGGCTTGA
- a CDS encoding Ppx/GppA phosphatase family protein — protein MKDDTRLREGLEACASPSGSVAAATANGVYAALDLGTNNCRLLIASPAGDGFRVVDSFSRIIRLGEGISATGSISEAAIDRAIAALSICSDKIRYRKARRLRLIATEACRAAANADSFRARVAAETGIRLEVIDRETEATLAVIGCSPLLDARGRGAILFDIGGGSTELVRIERDPAEQNAPPRIKAWMSIPLGVVTLAEHFGGKDVTVDSYAHMVREVARYVAPFAAEHGTDLRDMHMLGTSGTVTTLAGVHLNLARYDRRRIDGIWMNGTDVTAVIQRLLGMSYQERANNNCISVERADLVLAGCAILDAIRDAFPLPRLRVADRGLREGMLVEMMREDGALNIG, from the coding sequence ATGAAAGACGATACGCGGCTGCGCGAAGGTCTTGAGGCCTGCGCAAGCCCGTCAGGGTCGGTTGCGGCGGCCACGGCAAACGGTGTTTATGCCGCGCTCGATCTTGGCACCAATAATTGCCGGCTTTTAATCGCCAGTCCGGCCGGTGATGGCTTTCGCGTGGTGGATTCGTTTTCGCGGATCATCCGCCTTGGCGAGGGCATTTCCGCGACCGGGTCGATCAGCGAGGCGGCGATCGACCGTGCCATCGCCGCGCTGAGCATCTGCAGCGACAAGATCCGCTACCGCAAGGCCCGCCGCCTGCGGCTGATCGCGACCGAGGCCTGCCGTGCGGCGGCCAATGCCGACAGCTTTCGCGCCCGGGTCGCGGCCGAGACCGGCATCCGGCTCGAGGTGATCGACCGCGAGACCGAGGCGACGCTTGCCGTGATCGGCTGCTCGCCGCTGCTCGACGCAAGAGGGCGGGGCGCGATCCTGTTCGACATCGGCGGTGGCTCGACCGAGCTGGTCCGGATCGAGCGCGATCCCGCCGAACAGAATGCACCGCCGCGGATCAAGGCGTGGATGTCGATCCCGCTCGGCGTCGTCACCTTGGCCGAGCATTTTGGCGGCAAGGACGTCACGGTGGATTCCTACGCGCACATGGTGCGGGAAGTCGCGCGATATGTGGCGCCGTTCGCGGCCGAACACGGCACCGATTTGCGCGACATGCATATGCTGGGCACCTCCGGCACCGTGACCACGCTCGCCGGCGTCCATCTCAATCTCGCGCGTTACGACCGCCGCCGCATCGACGGCATCTGGATGAACGGTACCGACGTCACCGCGGTGATCCAGCGGCTGCTCGGCATGAGCTATCAGGAGCGCGCCAACAATAACTGCATCAGCGTCGAACGCGCCGATCTGGTGCTGGCGGGCTGCGCCATTCTCGACGCGATCCGCGATGCCTTCCCGTTGCCGCGGCTGCGCGTCGCCGACCGGGGCCTGCGCGAAGGCATGCTGGTCGAGATGATGCGCGAAGACGGCGCGCTCAACATAGGTTAG
- a CDS encoding RlmE family RNA methyltransferase has protein sequence MAKDTTGRLHVTVKTGGKRKLSSKLWLERQLNDPYVAKAKRDGYRSRAAYKLIEIDDKYRFLKPGMAVVDLGAAPGGWSQIAAKRVGAINGKGKVIAIDLLEMPEIAGVNFAQLDFLAEDAPEKLIAMLGGRADIVMSDMAPNTTGHRKTDQLRIVGLIETAAAFAADVLNPGGTFLAKAFQSGADAELVAQLKRDFTSVRHVKPASSRQDSSERYVLAMGFRGQPTRL, from the coding sequence ATGGCGAAAGACACCACCGGACGGCTGCACGTCACGGTCAAAACCGGTGGCAAGCGCAAGCTGTCATCAAAGCTCTGGCTGGAGCGCCAGCTCAACGATCCCTATGTGGCGAAGGCCAAGCGGGACGGCTATCGCTCGCGCGCGGCCTACAAGCTGATCGAGATCGACGACAAATATCGTTTTCTCAAGCCCGGCATGGCGGTGGTCGATCTCGGCGCGGCCCCCGGCGGCTGGAGCCAGATCGCGGCGAAACGCGTCGGCGCGATCAATGGCAAGGGCAAGGTGATCGCGATCGATCTGCTGGAGATGCCGGAAATTGCCGGCGTCAATTTTGCGCAACTCGATTTTCTGGCCGAGGACGCGCCCGAAAAACTGATTGCTATGTTGGGCGGGCGGGCCGACATCGTGATGTCCGACATGGCGCCCAATACCACCGGCCACCGCAAGACGGATCAATTGCGCATCGTCGGCCTCATCGAAACGGCGGCCGCCTTCGCCGCCGACGTGCTCAATCCCGGCGGAACGTTTCTGGCCAAGGCCTTTCAGAGCGGCGCAGACGCCGAGCTGGTCGCCCAATTGAAGCGCGATTTCACCAGCGTGCGCCACGTCAAGCCGGCCTCGAGCCGTCAGGACTCGTCGGAGCGCTACGTGCTGGCGATGGGATTTCGCGGGCAGCCCACCCGGCTTTAA